A window of the Arachis duranensis cultivar V14167 chromosome 5, aradu.V14167.gnm2.J7QH, whole genome shotgun sequence genome harbors these coding sequences:
- the LOC107487138 gene encoding 4-coumarate--CoA ligase-like 6 — protein sequence MAANVNFDMPHNRISTTLITYPHWYSPKNGIYRSKHLSLELPKDPFTDLVSFVFSHRHNGVSALVDSSSGSSVSYSKLQPFVKSMAYGLHKMGVSQGDVVLLLLPNSIYYPIVFLGVLCLGAVVAPLNPLSSVSEIHKQIKDCGVSFTFTVPENFKKLEPLGIPIVAVPENEEGLKLDCFSCFSNMISGEFGFSMRPVIRQEDTAAILYSSGTTGVSKGVVLTHKNLISMIELFVRFEASQYEYSCLNNVFLAVLPMFHVYGLSLFALGLLSLGSTVIVMRKFDIDEVINAIDKFKVTHFPVVPPMLTALTRRGKGVNGSNLQSLMQVSSGAAPLNESVIEDFVETFPHVDFIQGYGMTESTAVGTRGFNTEKLHNYLSIGLLAPNMEARVVDWSSGEFLPPGSSGELWLRGPAIMKGYLNNEEATMSTIDKDGWLHTGDVVYFDQDGYLYISDRLKDIIKYKGFQIAPADLEAVLISHPEVVDVAVTAAMDEAAGEIPVAFVVRKVGSMISAKQIIDYVAEQVAPYKKVRKVIFIKRIPRSPTGKILRRQLRNFSTSKL from the exons AACTTTGACATGCCACATAACAGAATAAGCACCACGCTCATCACGTACCCTCATTGGTATTCACCAAAAAATGGAATTTACCGTAGCAAACACCTCTCTTTGGAGCTTCCCAAAGACCCTTTTACGGACCTTGTTTCCTTCGTCTTTTCCCACCGCCATAATGGGGTTTCAGCCCTTGTTGATTCCTCATCTGGGTCTTCAGTTTCTTACTCAAAGTTGCAACCTTTTGTCAAATCCATGGCCTATGGTCTTCATAAAATGGGTGTTTCACAAGGTGATGTGGTTCTGCTTTTGCTTCCAAATTCCATTTACTATCCCATTGTGTTCTTGGGTGTTCTGTGTTTAGGTGCTGTTGTTGCACCATTGAACCCTCTAAGTAGTGTCTCAGAGATAcataaacaaatcaaagattgtGGTGTGAGTTTTACTTTCACTGTGCCTGAAAATTTCAAGAAACTAGAACCATTAGGAATTCCCATTGTTGCTGTGCCAGAAAATGAGGAGGGTTTGAAGCTTGATTGTTTCTCATGTTTTAGTAACATGATTTCTGGTGAATTTGGTTTTTCGATGAGGCCAGTGATTCGACAGGAGGACACTGCTGCTATATTGTATTCTTCAGGGACCACTGGGGTGAGCAAAGGAGTTGTTCTAACACATAAGAACCTTATTTCTATGATTGAGCTTTTTGTGAGGTTTGAAGCTTCTCAATATGAATACTCTTGCTTGAACAATGTGTTTCTAGCTGTTCTTCCAATGTTCCATGTGTATGGTCTTTCGCTTTTCGCTTTGGGGTTACTGTCTTTGGGTTCCACAGTCATTGTAATGAGGAAATTTGACATTGATGAGGTTATCAATGCAATTGACAAGTTTAAGGTTACACACTTCCCGGTAGTTCCGCCTATGTTGACAGCATTGACAAGGAGAGGAAAGGGTGTTAATGGAAGTAATTTGCAGAGTTTGATGCAAGTCTCCAGCGGTGCAGCACCTTTGAATGAAAGTGTTATTGAAGACTTTGTGGAAACATTTCCTCATGTTGATTTTATACAG GGTTATGGAATGACCGAGTCGACTGCGGTAGGAACACGTGGCTTCAATACTGAAAAGTTGCACAactatttgtcaataggattgTTAGCTCCAAACATGGAGGCAAGAGTTGTAGACTGGAGTAGCGGTGAATTCTTGCCTCCGGGAAGCAGTGGTGAGCTTTGGTTGAGAGGACCTGCAATCATGAAAG GGTACTTGAATAATGAGGAAGCGACGATGTCAACAATCGATAAAGATGGTTGGCTGCATACTGGCGATGTTGTTTATTTTGATCAGGATGGGTATTTGTATATTTCAGACCGCTTGAAAGATATCATCAAATACAAGGGCTTTCAG ATTGCCCCTGCTGATTTAGAAGCTGTGTTAATCTCACATCCGGAAGTTGTTGATGTCGCAGTTACAGC TGCCATGGACGAAGCAGCCGGGGAGATCCCAGTAGCATTTGTGGTCAGGAAGGTTGGAAGCATGATTTCTGCAAAGCAAATAATAGATTATGTTGCTGAGCAG GTTGCTCCATACAAGAAGGTTAGGAAAGTGATCTTCATTAAAAGGATACCAAGATCTCCAACTGGGAAGATCCTTCGGAGGCAGCTTAGGAATTTCTCCACTTCTAAACTCTAA
- the LOC107487136 gene encoding plastidal glycolate/glycerate translocator 1, chloroplastic, protein MGTPENTQRQQLLPKQAEPPTGSSTSSPLIRTLGLHVLRLLNWLVPLVLFLGVDFCFKKVFQAASFEFPSALFVMFCIFAVLMVLDYVNPFAALAFLNFFDPGVMFINRWLPLFYVPYLVVLPISVREIPASSAIKICCIIVGGWLATLSVSGFTAIAVRKAVKTEMIDPEPMEKPPPFSSIELWSWIAVFLVSFIMALLFPTALGTGARTCFLFYLASTVVGYIVGSGLPSKVKMIFHPVIFSLIFPNLVAYLFGLLSKQGYDAALGFYLTESSSDPGAGDILLEFLGPVILSFAFSMFKQRTLMKRHAAEIFTSVIVSTLFSLYSTAIVGRLVALDPSLTVSILPRCITVALALNIVSLFEGANLALTAAVVVATGLIGANFVQSALNILRLHDPIARGIAAASSSHGLATAALSAEEPEALPFSAIAYALTGIFGSLFCTIPAARQSLLAIAGSGWNS, encoded by the exons ATGGGCACCCCAGAAAACACCCAAAGGCAGCAACTTTTGCCAAAACAAGCTGAACCCCCAACTGGGTCCTCCACTTCTTCCCCTTTGATCCGAACTTTGGGTCTTCATGTTCTTAGGCTGCTCAATTGGCTTGTTCCACTGGTTCTCTTCCTCGGTGTTGATTTCTGTTTCAAGAAAGTGTTCCAAGCAGCTTCCTTTGAGTTCCCTAGTGCCTTGTTTGTCATGTTCTGCATATTCGCAGTTTTGATGGTGCTTGATTATGTTAATCCCTTTGCAGCTTTGGCCttcttgaatttctttgatcCTGGGGTTATGTTTATTAATAGATGGTTACCTTTGTTCTATGTTCCTTACTTGGTGGTGCTACCTATTTCTGTTAGAGAAATTCCAGCTTCTTCTGCCATCAAAATTTGCTGTATTATAG TTGGAGGATGGCTGGCTACACTTTCTGTTTCTGGTTTTACAGCTATAGCTGTAAGAAAGGCTGTGAAGACCGAAATGATCGATCCTGAGCCTATGGAAAAGCCccctccattctcctccatTGAATTGTGGTCATGGATTGCGGTTTTCCTTGTATCGTTCATCATGGCATTGCTTTTCCCAACAGCACTTGGGACAGGTGCCAGAACATGCTTTTTGTTCTATCTTGCATCCACAGTAGTAGGCTACATTGTTGGCTCCGG ATTGCCATCAAAGGTGAAAATGATCTTCCATCCAGTAATATTCTCCTTAATATTTCCCAATCTAGTGGCTTACCTTTTTGGTTTGCTGTCCAAGCAGGGGTATGATGCTGCTCTAG GATTTTACCTTACAGAGTCATCATCTGATCCTGGAGCTGGTGACATTCTTTTGGAATTTTTAGGACCTGTTATTCTTTCCTTTGCTTTCTCTATGTTCAAACAAAGAACG CTTATGAAAAGGCACGCGGCTGAGATTTTCACCTCTGTCATTGTCTCTACACTATTCTCATTGTACTCAACTGCCATTGTTGGACGTCTAGTTGCATTAGACCCATCATTAACTGTGTCCATTCTACCCAGATGTATAACGGTCGCATTGGCACTCAACATTGTGTCACTTTTCGAAG GTGCCAATTTAGCTCTCACAGCAGCTGTGGTTGTTGCAACTGGTTTGATTGGAGCAAATTTCGTGCAATCAGCGCTTAATATACTCCGCCTTCATGATCCAATTGCTCGAGGAATAGCAGCTGCATCAAG TTCCCATGGGCTGGCGACAGCGGCGTTATCAGCAGAGGAACCGGAGGCGCTCCCGTTTAGTGCCATTGCTTATGCTTTGACTGGCATTTTTGGATCTTTATTTTGCACAATTCCAGCAGCAAGACAAAGTTTGCTTGCAATTGCTGGCTCTGGCTGGAATAGTTAG
- the LOC107487132 gene encoding isoflavone reductase homolog, giving the protein MKSKVLVVGGTGYLGKRMVKACLEEGHETYVIQRPEIGLDVEKLQILQSFKRQGARLVPASFSDHRSLVDAVKMVDVVICTMSGVHFRSHNLLVQLKLVEAIKEAGNVKRFLPSEFGMDPALMGHAMEPGRVTFDEKMKVRKAIEDANIPYTYVSANCFAAYFAGNLSQMGTLLPPTDKVLIYGNGNVKAVYVDEDDVARYTIKTIDDPRTLNKTLYLRPPENILTQRELIHKWETLSGKQLEKSTISEQHFLSPIRDLDYAQQVGIGHFYHIFYEGCLTNFEIGDKGEEASELYPEVNYTRMDEYLKIYL; this is encoded by the exons ATGAAGAGCAAGGTTCTAGTGGTTGGGGGAACAGGGTATCTTGGGAAGAGGATGGTTAAGGCATGCTTAGAAGAAGGGCATGAAACATATGTTATTCAAAGGCCAGAGATAGGTCTTGATGTTGAGAAGCTACAGATTCTTCAGTCCTTCAAGCGGCAAGGCGCTCGCCTCGTTCCGGCTTCCTTCTCCGACCACCGGAGCCTCGTCGACGCCGTCAAGATGGTGGATGTTGTCATTTGTACCATGTCCGGGGTTCATTTTAGGTCTCATAACTTGTTGGTCCAACTCAAACTTGTTGAGGCCATCAAAGAAGCTGGAAATGTTAAG CGTTTCTTGCCTTCAGAATTTGGGATGGACCCAGCACTAATGGGGCATGCAATGGAGCCAGGAAGAGTGACATTTGATGAGAAAATGAAAGTAAGAAAAGCAATTGAAGATGCCAACATTCCTTACACTTACGTCTCTGCTAATTGTTTTGCTGCTTATTTTGCTGGCAACCTCTCTCAAATGGGTACCCTTCTTCCTCCTACAGACAAGGTCCTTATCTATGGCAATGGCAATGTCAAAg CTGTATATGTGGATGAAGATGATGTTGCTAGGTACACAATCAAGACAATTGATGATCCTAGAACCTTGAACAAGACACTGTACCTAAGGCCACCTGAAAACATTCTCACACAGAGAGAACTCATACACAAATGGGAAACACTTTCAGGGAAGCAGCTAGAAAAATCCACCATTTCTGAACAACACTTTCTTTCTCCCATCAGag ATTTGGACTATGCACAACAAGTGGGAATTGGGCATTTCTATCATATTTTCTATGAAGGGTGTTTGACAAACTTTGAGATAGGAGATAAAGGAGAAGAAGCTTCAGAGCTTTATCCAGAGGTGAATTACACACGCATGGATGAATACCTAAAAATCTATCTCTGA
- the LOC107487135 gene encoding uncharacterized protein LOC107487135, translating into MMQRWLTKLRTFAVNSPQSSPPLTPIFRCLIHHAPPLQSLHHPASSNLTFTSRSLFNFSSSPHFSFSRLPSRLSPLSPSLVQVRHVSSRERKLKRKPMTPVTSKIKKTKMKSYSSYKLRFRTLKDGTIRRWHEGKRHNAHLKSKKSKRRLRKPATVPVAYAKVMKKLSFCG; encoded by the exons ATGATGCAGCGATGGTTGACCAAGCTACGCACTTTCGCCGTTAATTCGCCCCAGTCTTCTCCGCCACTTACACCAATTTTCCGGTGTCTCATCCACCACGCGCCGCCGTTGCAATCCCTCCACCACCCTGCTTCCAGCAATCTCACTTTCACTTCTCGTTCTCTCTTCAATTTCTCGTCTTCACCTCATTTCTCATTTTCTCGTCTCCCATCTCGTCTTTCTCCACTTTCTCCCTCC tTGGTTCAAGTGCGGCATGTATCATCAAGGGAAAGGAAGCTGAAGAGAAAGCCAATGACCCCAGTCACTTCTAAGATTAAGAAAACTAAGATGAAGTCATATTC GTCTTACAAGTTGAGGTTTCGAACATTGAAAGATGGAACCATCAGACGCTGGCATGAGGGGAAACGCCACAATGCTCATTTGAAG TCAAAGAAATCAAAACGCAGATTGAGAAAACCAGCCACTGTACCTGTAGCTTATGCCAAAGTTATGAAGAAACTGAGTTTTTGTGGTTAG
- the LOC107487134 gene encoding myb family transcription factor PHL11, with protein sequence MGSSYGGGIGGGEGGYGVVMSMTREPKPRLRWTTDLHDRFVDAVTKLGGPDKATPKSVLRIMGLKGLTLYHLKSHLQKYRLGQQAKKQNEEHHKENNRYSYVNFSNSSSEFSTSFRGDNERGEIPIAEALRHQIEVQKRLEEQLEVQKKLQMRIEAQGKYLQAVLEKAQRTLSMEGSGNNLEASRAQLTEFNSALSNFMENMNNKDSKQSILDMNDFYSKVHGSCFHNYHEVIRREENIDQKPKIEEGSIQFDLNIKDNYDFVSARGAGSEIEAKMLSYRL encoded by the exons ATGGGAAGTAGTTATGGTGGCGGAATTGGAGGAGGGGAAGGTGGTTATGGGGTGGTGATGAGTATGACGAGAGAGCCCAAGCCTAGGTTGAGGTGGACAACCGATCTTCATGATCGCTTTGTGGATGCCGTCACCAAACTTGGTGGCCCGGACA AAGCAACTCCCAAATCTGTTCTGAGGATAATGGGTTTGAAAGGCTTGACATTGTATCATTTGAAGAGCCACTTACAG aaGTATAGACTTGGACAACAAGctaaaaaacaaaatgaagaacatCACAAAGAGAACAATA gATATTCATATGTGAATTTCAGCAATAGCTCTTCAGAGTTTAGCACTAGTTTCAGAGGTGATAATGAAAGAGG AGAAATCCCAATAGCAGAGGCACTTAGACATCAAATTGAAGTCCAAAAGAGATTAGAAGAACAGTTAGag GTACAGAAGAAATTGCAGATGAGAATAGAGGCTCAAGGGAAGTATTTGCAAGCTGTGTTAGAGAAAGCTCAGAGGACACTTTCCATGGAAGGTTCAGGCAATAATCTAGAAGCATCAAGAGCTCAATTGACCGAATTCAATTCTGCTTTGTCCAATTTCATGGAAAACATGAACAACAAAGATAGCAAACAAAGCATATTAGACATGAATGAtttttatagtaaagtccatggTTCATGTTTCCATAATTATCATGAAGTAATAAGGAGAGAAGAAAATATTGATCAAAAGCCTAAGATTGAAGAGGGTTCAATTCAGTTTGACTTAAACATCAAAGATAACTATGATTTTGTATCTGCACGTGGTGCTGGATCTGAAATTGAAGCCAAAATGCTTTCATATAGGCTATGA
- the LOC107487133 gene encoding uncharacterized protein LOC107487133: MKEVTVEAEGHHGGAAQGGGGRSGSTTSGSSRPDLQNSAMKILRARDGYNNSNNTNNNNGSSYEEVGEKPSRFEVFGWYLYEFCFYFVQTVVVPILFPLIISQLQHLPTNSLQQWNKNHQDLHCSQKELHLYIKLTSKTIGGSSYSALEWTSIGWATGLALAVPILGFLSFHLDGHFPKLITAAATGLGVFFCLPAGFFKSTAIFIPYIIGIVAASTVASAAHTQHLGLMIRAFTGPSLKRSQFSIRQGVSSWLNLYGTAAGCLGAALISAFIYHMIGELKITERDIMSLWVVSIFSGLIWLVGILHIFTALDRTSDSISFSSKFHPFSIFKYPHAIGGLAGVFLSSFTTMSIFTGGVLFIVGELCIKPLHLLLFWLTYFLFPLVSLPLLQPMQHLIKMNSVKLQIVGFLLSLFASGFGFYFGHSHWKWGHLVVFGAIQSTAAGILHAFGRVLVLDCAPSGKEGAFSIWYAWMRAAGLCVGFTVGSVAPGHIRTSFGAAFCTAIVAIVVLLFGNISDIGGAAAAGHVKDDLDRGSPVPDTKESSRV; the protein is encoded by the exons ATGAAAGAAGTAACAGTGGAAGCAGAAGGTCACCATGGAGGAGCAGCACAAGGTGGAGGAGGAAGGAGTGGTAGCACTACAAGCGGGTCTTCAAGGCCAGACCTTCAGAACAGTGCAATGAAGATTCTGAGAGCAAGAGACGGTtacaacaactccaacaacaccaacaacaATAACGGAAGTAGTTATGAGGAAGTTGGAGAGAAGCCATCAAGATTTGAAGTGTTTGGATGGTATCTTTATGAGTTCTGTTTCTACTTTGTTCAAACCGTTGTCGTTCCAATTCTCTTCCCACTCATAATAAGCCAGCTACAACACTTGCCAACTAACTCACTCCAACAATGGAACAAGAACCACCAAGACCTACACTGCTCCCAAAAGGAACTTCACTT GTACATCAAGCTCACAAGTAAAACAATTGGTGGATCGAGTTACTCTGCTTTGGAATGGACATCAATTGGTTGGGCTACAGGTTTGGCATTGGCTGTTCCAATCCTAGGATTCCTGTCCTTCCACCTTGACGGACACTTCCCAAAGCTCATCACGGCGGCTGCGACCGGCCTCGGCGTCTTCTTCTGCCTGCCGGCCGGATTCTTCAAATCCACAGCCATCTTCATTCCGTACATTATTGGCATTGTTGCGGCCAGCACGGTGGCTAGTGCGGCGCACACGCAGCACCTAGGACTAATGATTCGCGCCTTCACCGGACCATCCTTGAAGAGAAGCCAATTCTCAATAAGGCAAGGTGTGTCTAGCTGGCTGAACCTATATGGCACGGCGGCCGGCTGCTTAGGCGCAGCCTTGATTTCGGCCTTCATATACCATATGATCGGCGAACTGAAGATCACGGAGCGGGATATAATGAGCCTGTGGGTTGTTTCAATCTTCAGTGGACTAATTTGGCTTGTTGGGATCTTACACATCTTCACAGCCTTAGACAGGACAAGTGATTCCATCTCATTCTCGTCGAAATTCCACCCGTTTTCGATCTTCAAATACCCTCACGCGATCGGAGGCCTAGCCGGGGTTTTCCTCTCATCATTCACCACAATGTCGATTTTCACCGGGGGAGTGCTGTTCATAGTTGGAGAGCTATGCATCAAGCCACTTCACTTGCTCTTGTTCTGGCTAACATATTTCCTTTTCCCTCTTGTGTCTCTACCACTGCTCCAACCAATGCAGCATCTAATTAAGATGAATTCGGTTAAATTGCAAATTGTGGGATTCTTGTTGTCCCTTTTCGCCTCCGGCTTCGGATTCTACTTTGGCCATAGTCACTGGAAATGGGGCCATTTGGTGGTATTCGGCGCCATCCAGAGCACGGCCGCAGGGATCTTGCATGCCTTTGGGAGGGTATTGGTTTTGGATTGTGCTCCATCAGGTAAAGAGGGTGCATTTTCAATCTGGTATGCATGGATGAGAGCTGCCGGATTATGTGTCGGATTCACAGTCGGCTCGGTCGCGCCTGGACACATTAGAACCTCCTTTGGGGCTGCATTTTGCACGGCCATTGTTGCCATTGTTGTGCTGCTTTTTGGAAACATTAGTGACATTGGTGGCGCTGCTGCGGCCGGTCATGTCAAAGACGACCTTGACAGAGGCTCCCCGGTCCCTGACACTAAAGAATCGTCGCGCGTCTGa